From Paracoccus suum, the proteins below share one genomic window:
- the trbE gene encoding conjugal transfer protein TrbE, with product MMNLAEYRRTSSRLADFLPWAALVGQGAVLNKDGSFQRTARFRGPDLDSAVAAELVAVARRLNNAFRRLGSGWAIFVEAQRHEASTYPESRFPDPASALVDAERKADFEEAGAHFISGYFLTFTYLPPAEDAARTEAWLYEGRDRSGVDPHEVLRGFIDRTDRVLSLLDGFMPECGWLDDAETLTYLHSCVSTNRHRVRVPETPIYLDALLADQPLTGGLEPRLGHSDLRILTIVGFPTATTPGILDELNRLAFPYRWSTRAILLDKTDATKLLTKIRRQWFAKRKSIAAILKEVMTNEASALVDTDAANKAADADLALQELGADYAGQAYVTATITVWDNDPRIADEKLRLVEKVVQGRDFTAMPETINAVDAWLGSLPGNVYANVRQPPISTLNLAHMIPLSAVWAGPERDEHFGSPPLLFGKTEGSTPFRFSLHVGDVGHTLVVGPTGAGKSVLLALMALQFRRYENSQVFAFDFGGSIRAAALAMGGDWHDLGGDLTDGAESSVSLQPLARVHDVPERAWAADWLIAILMREGIQITPEVKEHLWSALTSLASAPVQERTITGLCVLLQSNDLKQALRSYCVGGPYGRLLDAENEHLGHAAVQAFEIEGLVGTGSAPAVLAYLFHRIGDRLDGSPTLLIIDEGWLALDDEGFAGQLREWLKTLRKKNASVIFATQSLSDIDGSAIAPAIIESCPTRLLLPNERAIEPQITAIYRRFGLNDRQIEILARATPKRDYYCQSRRGNRLFDLGLSEVGLALTAASSKTDQTAIARIFAEHGPDGFLPAWLRLRGVDWAADLIPDLANLVPPAPKETTS from the coding sequence CAACAAGGACGGTTCGTTCCAGCGTACCGCACGCTTCCGCGGCCCCGACCTCGACAGTGCCGTTGCGGCCGAATTGGTTGCAGTCGCGCGACGCCTCAACAACGCCTTCCGTCGGCTCGGCTCTGGCTGGGCGATCTTCGTTGAAGCGCAACGGCACGAAGCCTCGACCTATCCCGAGAGCCGTTTTCCCGATCCGGCGTCGGCCTTGGTCGATGCCGAGCGCAAGGCGGACTTCGAGGAAGCCGGCGCCCATTTCATTTCCGGCTACTTCCTCACCTTCACCTATCTCCCGCCGGCCGAAGATGCGGCGCGGACTGAAGCATGGCTCTATGAGGGACGCGACCGAAGCGGCGTCGATCCGCATGAGGTCCTGCGCGGCTTCATCGATCGCACCGACCGGGTGCTGTCGCTGCTCGATGGCTTTATGCCGGAATGCGGCTGGCTCGATGACGCCGAGACACTGACCTATCTGCATTCCTGCGTTTCAACCAACCGTCATCGGGTGCGGGTCCCCGAAACGCCGATCTATCTGGATGCGCTGCTCGCCGATCAGCCGCTTACCGGCGGGCTTGAGCCGCGTCTGGGACATTCCGACCTTCGCATCCTGACTATCGTCGGCTTTCCCACCGCGACGACACCCGGAATCCTGGACGAGCTGAACCGTCTTGCATTCCCCTATCGCTGGTCGACACGGGCAATCCTGCTCGACAAGACCGACGCCACCAAGCTGCTGACAAAGATCCGGCGGCAATGGTTCGCCAAGCGCAAATCTATCGCCGCAATCCTGAAAGAGGTCATGACCAACGAGGCGTCCGCCCTCGTTGACACCGACGCAGCCAATAAGGCCGCAGACGCCGATCTCGCACTTCAGGAACTAGGGGCCGACTATGCCGGCCAGGCTTATGTCACGGCGACCATCACCGTCTGGGACAACGACCCGCGGATCGCTGACGAAAAGCTGCGTTTGGTCGAGAAGGTGGTCCAGGGCCGCGACTTCACCGCCATGCCCGAGACCATCAACGCCGTAGACGCATGGCTCGGCTCGCTGCCGGGCAATGTCTACGCCAATGTTCGGCAGCCGCCGATTTCCACGCTCAATCTCGCCCACATGATCCCGCTTTCAGCGGTGTGGGCGGGGCCGGAACGGGACGAGCACTTCGGGTCGCCCCCCTTGCTGTTCGGCAAGACCGAAGGAAGCACCCCGTTCCGGTTTTCCCTTCATGTCGGAGATGTCGGCCATACGCTCGTCGTCGGTCCGACTGGTGCGGGCAAGTCCGTGCTGCTGGCGCTGATGGCGCTCCAATTCCGCCGCTACGAAAATTCTCAGGTTTTCGCCTTCGACTTCGGCGGCTCCATTCGGGCCGCGGCATTGGCGATGGGCGGCGATTGGCACGACCTTGGCGGTGATCTGACGGACGGCGCCGAGTCTTCCGTATCACTTCAGCCTCTCGCGCGCGTCCATGACGTGCCCGAACGCGCCTGGGCCGCTGACTGGCTCATCGCCATCCTCATGCGCGAAGGCATCCAGATCACGCCAGAGGTGAAGGAACACCTCTGGTCCGCCTTAACGTCGCTCGCCTCCGCCCCTGTCCAAGAACGGACCATCACCGGCCTGTGCGTGCTGCTGCAATCGAACGATCTCAAGCAAGCCTTGCGGTCCTATTGCGTCGGCGGGCCTTATGGTCGGCTTCTTGATGCCGAGAACGAGCATCTCGGGCATGCAGCGGTGCAGGCGTTCGAGATCGAGGGCCTTGTCGGCACAGGCTCAGCGCCCGCCGTTCTCGCCTATCTCTTTCACCGCATCGGCGATCGCCTCGACGGATCGCCCACACTGCTGATCATCGACGAAGGCTGGCTCGCCCTCGATGACGAAGGCTTCGCAGGTCAGCTCCGCGAATGGCTGAAGACCCTTCGCAAGAAGAACGCATCGGTCATCTTCGCCACCCAATCGCTCAGCGACATTGATGGCTCGGCGATCGCCCCGGCCATCATCGAAAGCTGCCCGACTCGGCTGCTGCTGCCTAACGAGCGGGCGATCGAGCCCCAGATCACCGCAATCTATCGTCGCTTCGGATTGAATGATCGGCAGATCGAGATCCTCGCGCGGGCCACCCCGAAGCGGGACTACTACTGCCAGTCGCGACGCGGCAATCGCTTGTTCGACCTGGGCCTCTCCGAAGTGGGCCTCGCGCTCACCGCGGCTTCTTCCAAAACCGATCAGACGGCCATCGCCAGGATCTTCGCCGAGCATGGGCCAGACGGGTTCCTCCCCGCATGGCTGCGCCTGCGCGGC